In Arthrobacter alpinus, a single window of DNA contains:
- the treS gene encoding maltose alpha-D-glucosyltransferase, protein MAFPNTNSAPQFNLNAPGLAHDPHWYRKAVFYEVLVQSFADANGDGSGDFSGLISRLDYLQWLGIDCLWLPPFFDSPLHDGGYDVRDFRAVMETYGTISDFKSLVTQAHERGMRIIIDLPMNHTSDQHQWFKSSRADPDGPFGDFYMWSDTTELYKDARVIFVDTEDSNWSFDPIRRQFFWHRFFSHQPDLNFENPAVREAIFEVVRFWLEQGIDGFRADAIPYLYAEDGTNCENLPATHHFLQELRAMVDSEFPGRIIIAEANQMPHEVVDYFGTPEDPECHMAFHFPIMPRLYYALRDQKAAPIIDTMATTPEIPRGAQWGTFLRNHDELTLEMVTPNEREAMLGWYAPDSRMRANIGIRRRLAPLLDNSRAEMELINALLLALPGSPFLYYGDEIGMGDNIWLDDRDASRTPMQWNPDRNAGFSHVDPGKLYLPVVQSLVYHYNHVNVEAQTAHTSSLLHWNKQILRVRKAHPTFGLGRYENVPSTHESVLAFLRVLPVGNEESEEPESILCVYNLSQHPSATTLDIPSLAGRGLRDIFGGDIFPGIEGDGHLTLTLGSYDFFWLRVRSQSSNVLSNQTQALPVIDGSVYGY, encoded by the coding sequence ATGGCCTTTCCCAATACCAATAGTGCACCGCAGTTCAACCTGAACGCGCCTGGGCTGGCCCACGATCCGCACTGGTATCGGAAGGCCGTGTTCTACGAGGTCCTGGTCCAAAGCTTTGCCGACGCAAACGGTGATGGTTCGGGCGATTTTTCGGGGCTGATCTCCCGCCTGGACTACCTCCAATGGCTGGGCATCGATTGTCTGTGGTTGCCGCCGTTCTTCGATTCGCCCTTGCACGACGGCGGCTACGATGTTCGTGACTTCAGGGCCGTCATGGAAACGTACGGAACAATTTCAGATTTCAAGTCGCTCGTGACCCAAGCCCATGAGCGGGGCATGCGGATCATTATCGACCTGCCCATGAACCACACCTCGGATCAGCACCAGTGGTTCAAATCCTCCCGGGCGGATCCCGATGGTCCCTTCGGCGATTTCTACATGTGGAGCGACACTACCGAGCTGTATAAGGACGCGCGGGTCATCTTTGTCGACACCGAGGACTCCAACTGGTCCTTTGACCCGATCAGGCGCCAATTCTTCTGGCACCGTTTCTTCAGCCACCAGCCGGATCTGAACTTTGAGAACCCTGCTGTCCGCGAGGCCATCTTTGAGGTGGTGCGATTCTGGCTGGAGCAGGGGATCGATGGTTTCCGTGCAGACGCCATCCCCTACCTTTATGCCGAGGACGGCACCAACTGTGAGAATCTCCCGGCCACGCATCACTTTTTGCAGGAACTGCGCGCCATGGTGGACTCAGAATTCCCCGGACGAATCATCATCGCCGAGGCCAACCAGATGCCCCATGAGGTTGTCGACTACTTCGGCACGCCGGAAGATCCCGAATGCCACATGGCGTTCCATTTTCCCATCATGCCCCGCCTCTACTACGCTCTGAGGGATCAAAAAGCCGCGCCAATTATTGACACGATGGCCACCACACCGGAGATTCCTCGCGGTGCGCAATGGGGGACTTTCCTGCGTAACCACGATGAGCTGACGCTGGAGATGGTCACGCCCAATGAGCGCGAGGCAATGCTCGGGTGGTACGCCCCGGATTCACGCATGCGCGCCAACATTGGTATTCGACGACGGCTGGCCCCGTTGCTGGATAACTCACGAGCCGAAATGGAGCTCATTAACGCCCTGTTGTTGGCTCTGCCGGGCAGTCCCTTCTTGTATTACGGGGACGAGATCGGCATGGGGGACAATATCTGGCTGGATGACCGCGACGCGTCCCGCACACCCATGCAATGGAATCCGGACCGCAATGCCGGCTTCTCCCACGTCGATCCAGGCAAACTGTATCTGCCCGTTGTGCAATCGCTGGTGTATCACTACAACCATGTGAACGTTGAGGCGCAGACGGCCCACACAAGTTCCCTGCTGCACTGGAACAAGCAGATCCTGAGGGTTCGCAAGGCCCATCCAACCTTTGGGCTGGGGCGGTACGAGAACGTACCGTCCACCCATGAATCGGTTCTGGCGTTCCTGCGCGTTCTGCCCGTGGGTAACGAGGAAAGCGAAGAGCCCGAATCCATCCTTTGCGTCTACAACCTCTCCCAGCACCCATCCGCCACCACACTTGATATTCCTTCACTGGCTGGCCGTGGCCTGCGCGATATTTTTGGCGGCGACATTTTCCCCGGTATCGAAGGAGACGGTCACCTGACCCTGACCCTTGGATCATACGATTTCTTTTGGCTCAGGGTGCGTTCGCAGTCCTCCAACGTTCTCTCAAATCAGACGCAGGCCCTGCCTGTGATCGATGGATCGGTGTACGGATACTGA
- a CDS encoding alpha-1,4-glucan--maltose-1-phosphate maltosyltransferase produces the protein MSVTKFKHSPTASAAASSQGSAAAEPSDPQQGLRFGRIPVTNVQPVLEDGKFPAKGVRGADVRVSAVIFREGHDVLGATAVLFAPDGSEAQHARLKPGAKGTDSWEGVLTPSFEGNWSFAVEGWTDLYATWAHNAQVKINADVDVDVMLAEGALLLGNAAKAAKETAPEAAKVFKHAANTLTDTSLNVNDRLAAGTGREVRTAVALFPLRDLVTRSRSFPLLVERDAAGRGAWYEFFPRSEGAYRNPESGEWTSGNFRTAVNRLQAVADMGFDVLYLPPIHPIGTINRKGPNNSLTTRPGDPGSPWAIGSADGGHDAIHPELGSFEDFDAFVAAANELNLEIALDLALQCAPDHPWAQAHPEWFTTRVDGTIAYAENPPKKYQDIYPLNFDNDPAGLSHEILRIVRLWVDRGVRIFRVDNPHTKPVWFWEWLIGTINAERPDIVFLAEAFTRPAMMAALGRAGFQQSYSYFTWRNTKAELEEYLVHVSRESAGYFRPNFFVNTPDILTEYLQYGGPAAFKIRAILAAMGSPLWGMYAGYELFEHVARPGSEENIDNEKYEFKDRDFAAAEEQGKSLAPFVTKLNKIRREHPALLDLQNLSLHESSDDATLVFSKHKHIASTADEPARKDTVIVVINVDPHSMREGQVTLDLDALALDGLSSDGTFIVDDLVTGATWNWGKKNYFRLDAHMEPAHILHIRR, from the coding sequence ATGTCTGTGACTAAATTCAAGCATTCACCCACAGCGTCAGCCGCAGCATCCTCCCAAGGCTCAGCCGCGGCTGAGCCCTCGGACCCGCAGCAAGGTTTGCGGTTTGGACGTATTCCTGTCACGAACGTCCAGCCCGTGTTGGAAGACGGAAAATTCCCGGCCAAGGGCGTTCGGGGTGCCGATGTCCGGGTGAGTGCCGTGATTTTCCGTGAAGGCCACGATGTTTTGGGTGCCACCGCCGTCCTGTTTGCCCCGGATGGCAGCGAGGCGCAGCACGCAAGGCTCAAGCCGGGTGCAAAGGGCACCGATTCATGGGAAGGCGTGTTGACTCCGTCTTTCGAAGGCAACTGGAGCTTTGCCGTAGAGGGGTGGACTGATCTCTACGCCACCTGGGCTCACAACGCACAGGTCAAAATCAATGCCGACGTCGATGTGGACGTCATGCTGGCCGAAGGTGCGCTGCTCCTGGGCAACGCGGCCAAGGCCGCGAAGGAAACCGCACCTGAGGCTGCCAAGGTATTCAAGCATGCGGCGAACACCCTGACAGATACGTCCCTGAACGTCAACGACCGCCTGGCCGCCGGAACCGGCCGTGAGGTTCGCACCGCCGTCGCGCTCTTCCCACTGCGGGATTTGGTGACACGCAGCAGGTCCTTCCCGCTGCTGGTTGAGCGAGACGCTGCCGGACGCGGCGCTTGGTACGAATTCTTTCCGCGCTCGGAAGGCGCCTACCGCAATCCTGAATCCGGTGAATGGACCAGCGGAAACTTCCGCACGGCCGTGAACCGGCTGCAAGCGGTCGCAGACATGGGCTTCGATGTGTTGTACCTGCCGCCCATCCACCCCATTGGCACCATCAACCGCAAGGGACCCAACAATTCACTGACCACGCGCCCGGGAGATCCCGGATCGCCATGGGCCATCGGATCGGCGGATGGTGGACATGACGCGATCCATCCGGAGCTGGGATCATTCGAGGACTTTGACGCCTTCGTGGCCGCAGCGAATGAGCTGAACCTGGAGATTGCCCTGGACCTGGCGCTTCAGTGCGCTCCCGATCACCCATGGGCGCAGGCGCACCCCGAATGGTTCACCACGCGGGTTGACGGCACCATCGCGTACGCGGAAAATCCGCCGAAGAAGTACCAGGACATTTATCCGCTGAACTTTGACAATGATCCGGCGGGACTTTCACACGAGATTTTGCGCATTGTGCGTTTGTGGGTTGACCGCGGCGTCCGTATTTTCCGTGTGGACAACCCCCACACCAAGCCTGTCTGGTTCTGGGAATGGCTCATCGGCACCATCAACGCCGAACGCCCCGACATCGTATTTTTGGCCGAAGCCTTTACCCGACCGGCCATGATGGCGGCCTTGGGCAGGGCCGGTTTCCAGCAGTCGTACAGCTACTTTACGTGGCGCAACACCAAGGCTGAGCTGGAGGAATACCTCGTCCACGTCAGCCGCGAATCGGCCGGCTACTTCCGCCCCAATTTCTTCGTCAACACCCCGGACATCCTCACCGAGTACCTGCAATATGGTGGACCTGCGGCATTCAAGATCCGCGCCATCCTTGCCGCCATGGGCAGTCCGCTGTGGGGCATGTATGCCGGGTATGAACTTTTCGAGCATGTGGCCCGCCCGGGTTCTGAAGAGAACATCGACAACGAAAAATATGAGTTCAAGGACCGTGACTTTGCCGCAGCGGAAGAGCAAGGAAAATCCTTGGCGCCCTTCGTGACAAAGCTGAACAAGATTCGCCGCGAGCACCCGGCCCTGCTTGATCTGCAAAACCTAAGCCTGCATGAGAGCTCCGACGACGCCACCCTTGTGTTCAGCAAACACAAGCACATCGCCTCCACCGCGGATGAACCCGCACGCAAGGACACCGTCATCGTGGTGATCAACGTTGACCCGCACAGCATGCGTGAAGGCCAAGTCACCCTGGACCTTGACGCTCTCGCGCTTGACGGGCTTTCCTCGGACGGAACGTTCATTGTGGACGATCTCGTCACGGGGGCAACGTGGAACTGGGGCAAGAAGAATTACTTCCGTCTGGATGCACACATGGAACCTGCTCACATCTTGCACATCAGGCGCTAA
- the glgP gene encoding alpha-glucan family phosphorylase yields MKAIRRFTVRTVVPAQISALTRLATNLRWSWHLPTRTLFESFNPELWEKSRRDPLAMLASMSREQLQELAHDPDVVARVAAAEESLSRYLTEPRWYQGLGAGAPECIAYFSPEFGITEVLPQYSGGLGILAGDHLKSASDLGVPLIGVGLLYQAGYFKQSLSKDAWQQESYPLLDPDALPLTLLREADGTPIQIQLPLPGDRLLRANIWRADVGRVPLLLLDSNVAENDDAARGVTDRLYGGGGDHRLSQELLLGMGGVKALRVYARLTGTAAPEVFHTNEGHAGFLGIERIRELMDPAATESPLSWSEALAAGRASTVFTTHTPVPAGIDRFPRSMIEHFFAGKLAPGVPVPEILALGAENYDGGDSEVFNMAVMGLRLAQRANGVAKLHGVVSRGMFAGLWPGFDQEDVPITSVTNGVHVPTWVDPELAALARDRFGAEVLDGPDWSKVYDVSDEDVWALRRRLRSALVEDARARLRASWKKRGAADAQLAWTDAVLDPDVLTIGFARRVPTYKRLTLMLRDPARLKALLLHPEHPIQIIIAGKSHPADDAGKKMIQDLVQFTDDPEVRHRIVFLPNYDIAMARTLFPGCDVWLNNPLRPLEACGTSGMKAAINGSLNLSVMDGWWDEMYDGENGWAIPTANAGTSDEERDDIEASALYELLETQVAPRFYGEVVAAAAGAAGPSQPHDGTLPSHWISMIKHTLAHLGPQVSADRMVAEYVQRLYQPAAIAGRLARADDFAATRNLAAWIDHVRPAWHEVTVEHVESYGLQDEPQIGESLQVRAHVDLGQLNPSDVQVSVVYGTAGDTDDLSETRSIPLDEVTPAKDATSGRYQFSAELMIDRSGNFGYGVQVLPRHAALANPAELGLITTA; encoded by the coding sequence ATGAAGGCAATTCGCAGATTTACAGTCCGCACCGTCGTCCCTGCCCAGATTTCCGCCCTGACCAGGCTGGCCACCAACCTGCGCTGGTCGTGGCATCTGCCCACCCGAACGCTGTTTGAATCGTTCAATCCCGAGCTCTGGGAAAAATCTCGACGCGACCCCTTGGCCATGCTGGCGTCCATGTCGCGAGAACAGCTACAGGAACTGGCCCACGACCCCGATGTAGTTGCCCGCGTCGCCGCCGCCGAAGAAAGCCTGAGCAGATACCTCACCGAACCCCGCTGGTACCAGGGCCTCGGGGCCGGCGCACCGGAATGCATCGCCTACTTCTCCCCTGAATTTGGTATTACCGAGGTACTCCCCCAGTATTCCGGCGGCCTGGGCATTCTGGCAGGTGACCACCTGAAGTCCGCATCCGACCTCGGGGTGCCGCTGATCGGCGTCGGACTGCTCTACCAGGCCGGCTACTTCAAGCAATCACTCTCGAAGGACGCCTGGCAACAGGAAAGCTACCCTCTGCTGGACCCCGACGCCTTGCCACTGACCTTGTTGCGTGAGGCGGACGGCACTCCGATTCAGATTCAGCTCCCGCTGCCCGGTGACAGGTTGCTGCGAGCCAATATTTGGCGCGCCGATGTGGGCCGCGTGCCCCTGCTGCTGCTGGATTCCAACGTTGCCGAGAATGACGACGCCGCCCGCGGCGTCACGGACCGGCTCTACGGAGGCGGCGGCGACCACCGGCTCTCGCAGGAACTGTTGCTGGGCATGGGCGGAGTCAAGGCGCTTCGCGTCTACGCCCGCCTCACCGGAACTGCCGCACCCGAGGTGTTCCACACCAACGAAGGCCACGCAGGATTCCTGGGGATCGAGCGCATCCGCGAACTGATGGACCCGGCTGCGACGGAATCCCCGTTGTCCTGGAGCGAGGCGCTTGCGGCCGGCCGCGCGTCGACCGTTTTCACCACTCACACGCCCGTTCCCGCCGGGATCGACAGGTTCCCGCGCAGCATGATCGAGCACTTCTTTGCCGGCAAACTGGCGCCCGGGGTCCCGGTGCCGGAAATCCTTGCGCTCGGTGCGGAAAACTACGACGGCGGTGATTCCGAGGTCTTCAACATGGCCGTCATGGGGCTGCGCCTGGCTCAGCGTGCCAACGGCGTGGCCAAGCTCCACGGAGTGGTCTCTCGGGGCATGTTCGCAGGACTGTGGCCAGGCTTTGACCAAGAGGATGTGCCGATCACCTCGGTCACAAACGGTGTCCACGTGCCGACCTGGGTTGACCCGGAGCTGGCTGCCTTGGCCCGGGACCGGTTTGGTGCCGAGGTGCTGGACGGGCCCGACTGGTCCAAGGTCTATGACGTGAGCGATGAGGACGTCTGGGCTCTTCGCCGCCGATTGCGTTCAGCCTTGGTGGAGGACGCTCGTGCCCGCCTGCGTGCCTCATGGAAAAAGCGCGGCGCCGCCGATGCCCAGCTCGCCTGGACGGATGCGGTTCTGGACCCGGACGTATTGACGATCGGATTTGCCCGACGCGTACCCACGTACAAGCGATTGACCCTGATGCTGCGCGACCCTGCCCGGCTCAAGGCGCTGCTGCTGCACCCCGAGCACCCCATCCAAATCATCATCGCCGGAAAGTCACACCCCGCCGACGATGCCGGCAAGAAGATGATTCAGGACCTGGTCCAGTTCACAGACGACCCGGAGGTTCGCCACCGGATTGTGTTCCTGCCCAACTACGACATCGCCATGGCCCGCACGCTCTTCCCGGGGTGCGACGTTTGGCTCAACAACCCGCTGCGGCCGCTGGAGGCTTGCGGCACTTCCGGTATGAAGGCGGCCATTAACGGCTCACTCAACCTGTCAGTCATGGATGGCTGGTGGGATGAAATGTACGACGGCGAAAACGGCTGGGCGATCCCCACGGCCAATGCCGGAACGAGCGATGAGGAACGCGACGATATTGAGGCCTCTGCCTTGTACGAGTTGCTCGAAACACAGGTGGCACCGCGGTTCTATGGTGAAGTGGTGGCTGCGGCCGCCGGGGCGGCCGGGCCTTCCCAGCCACACGACGGCACTCTTCCCTCGCACTGGATTTCGATGATCAAGCACACGCTGGCGCACCTTGGCCCTCAGGTCTCGGCCGACCGCATGGTGGCCGAATATGTGCAGCGCTTGTACCAGCCCGCTGCCATTGCCGGCCGGTTGGCCCGTGCCGACGACTTCGCCGCAACAAGGAACTTGGCGGCGTGGATTGATCATGTCCGGCCTGCATGGCATGAGGTCACTGTGGAACATGTGGAATCTTATGGCCTTCAGGACGAACCCCAAATTGGGGAATCTTTGCAGGTTCGCGCCCATGTGGACCTGGGGCAGCTGAATCCCAGCGATGTGCAGGTCAGCGTTGTCTATGGCACCGCTGGCGACACTGATGACCTCAGCGAAACCCGCAGCATTCCCTTGGACGAGGTTACTCCCGCGAAGGATGCCACGTCCGGCCGCTACCAGTTCTCCGCCGAACTCATGATCGACCGGTCTGGGAACTTTGGCTACGGCGTCCAGGTACTCCCCCGCCATGCCGCACTGGCAAATCCGGCAGAGCTGGGACTCATCACGACGGCATAG
- the glgX gene encoding glycogen debranching protein GlgX: MPETVVEAISTLGAALSRHFPLGVSDVPNDGPGHAANVAVYAPAHRNVVLCFQGPGDVWKAVLLPDKTDGVHHVFVEDMPVGTRYGFYTDLEATREELLLIDPEAVQLLLDPHGRYIDQSERPDGAESYLSVRMDSGFDWGTVARPNTPWRETVIYEAHVRGQTMLHPDIPEEIRGTYAGMAHPVMIAHLKDLGVTAVELLPVHFHIDEPHLHGTGMSNYWGYNTLGFFAPHVDYASAEAREAGPAAVQAELKGMIKLLHMAGIEVILDVVYNHTAEGGRGGPSLSWRGLAEEQYYRMRDGQYYDTTGCGNTLNFGNAQVMKMALDSLRYWVEEFHIDGFRFDLAVSLARNGEHEFDNQHPFLLAAAADGVLSSTKLISEPWDVGYGGWQTGNFPTGWADWNDSFRDTLREVWLTDRATMLAGYHHNGLAKFGDALGGSAQLFADSGRSRMASINFITAHDGFTLADLTAYNYKHNLDNQEENRDGTGNNRSWNHGVEGITNNKTVLAQRARSSRNLMATMLMALGVPMLTAGDELGRSQGGNNNVYCQDNEIAWVDWSMDEEAKTMLAATRRLLKIRKDFLAAQPSSYPTRGGQSFIHWYGADGRPMSPEEWKNPHERVLTMLMGSPDGKVDGLVVFNTGITNEDVVLPANPRFVHEPADSQALESAGVESAETDAAQAPEPRPYMLRMTTAEPSLTDDGEPSFRLPRTIPVVKAGETVRVDANTVQIYRNDLPAK, translated from the coding sequence TTTTCCGTTGGGAGTCAGTGACGTTCCCAATGACGGTCCCGGTCATGCAGCCAATGTTGCTGTCTATGCTCCTGCTCACCGAAACGTGGTGCTGTGTTTTCAGGGCCCCGGGGATGTCTGGAAGGCGGTGCTGCTGCCTGACAAGACCGACGGCGTGCACCACGTTTTCGTGGAGGACATGCCCGTTGGCACCCGCTACGGTTTCTACACCGATCTCGAGGCAACCCGCGAGGAATTGCTGCTGATCGACCCCGAGGCCGTGCAGCTTTTGTTGGACCCTCATGGACGCTACATCGACCAGTCTGAACGTCCTGACGGAGCGGAAAGTTACCTCTCGGTGCGCATGGACTCCGGTTTCGACTGGGGCACCGTGGCCAGGCCCAACACCCCGTGGCGTGAAACCGTCATCTATGAGGCGCATGTGCGCGGGCAGACAATGCTGCACCCGGATATTCCCGAAGAAATTCGTGGAACGTACGCCGGCATGGCTCACCCCGTCATGATTGCGCACCTGAAGGATCTGGGCGTGACAGCCGTCGAGCTTTTGCCCGTTCACTTCCACATTGACGAGCCGCATTTGCACGGCACCGGGATGAGCAACTATTGGGGCTACAACACCCTTGGTTTCTTTGCTCCGCATGTGGACTACGCCAGCGCCGAGGCGCGCGAGGCCGGTCCTGCCGCGGTCCAGGCAGAGCTCAAGGGCATGATCAAGCTGCTGCATATGGCCGGCATCGAGGTCATTCTGGACGTGGTGTACAACCATACGGCTGAGGGTGGCCGGGGCGGCCCGTCGTTGAGCTGGCGCGGTTTGGCTGAAGAGCAGTACTACCGGATGCGTGACGGCCAGTACTACGACACCACAGGCTGTGGCAACACCTTGAACTTTGGAAATGCACAGGTCATGAAAATGGCCTTGGATTCATTGCGGTACTGGGTCGAAGAGTTCCACATTGACGGGTTCCGCTTTGACTTGGCCGTCTCGCTGGCCCGCAACGGTGAGCATGAATTCGATAATCAGCACCCGTTTTTGTTGGCGGCGGCCGCTGACGGTGTGCTCTCTTCAACGAAGCTCATCTCGGAGCCGTGGGATGTTGGCTACGGGGGTTGGCAGACAGGCAACTTCCCCACGGGATGGGCGGACTGGAACGATTCTTTCCGCGACACCCTGCGCGAAGTGTGGCTGACTGATCGGGCCACCATGCTCGCGGGCTACCACCACAACGGGCTGGCCAAGTTTGGCGACGCCTTGGGCGGCTCGGCACAGCTGTTTGCCGATTCCGGACGCAGCCGCATGGCCTCGATCAACTTCATCACGGCTCATGACGGCTTCACGCTGGCTGACCTGACGGCCTACAACTACAAACACAATCTGGACAACCAGGAAGAAAACAGGGACGGCACCGGCAACAACCGCAGCTGGAACCACGGTGTTGAGGGTATTACCAACAACAAGACTGTCCTGGCCCAGCGGGCACGAAGCAGCCGTAACTTGATGGCCACCATGCTGATGGCGCTCGGCGTGCCCATGCTTACCGCGGGTGACGAGTTGGGTCGCAGCCAGGGCGGAAATAACAACGTTTACTGCCAGGACAATGAGATCGCCTGGGTTGACTGGTCCATGGACGAGGAAGCGAAAACAATGCTGGCCGCCACGCGTCGCCTGCTGAAGATTCGTAAAGACTTCCTGGCCGCCCAGCCCAGCAGCTATCCCACCCGTGGCGGGCAATCCTTCATTCACTGGTATGGCGCCGATGGTCGCCCCATGTCGCCCGAGGAATGGAAGAACCCGCACGAACGTGTTCTGACCATGCTCATGGGTTCGCCCGATGGCAAGGTCGACGGCTTGGTTGTTTTCAACACCGGCATCACCAATGAGGACGTGGTCCTGCCTGCCAATCCGCGTTTTGTCCACGAGCCTGCGGATTCACAAGCTCTGGAATCGGCGGGAGTGGAGTCAGCTGAGACGGACGCTGCTCAGGCGCCCGAACCGCGGCCCTACATGTTGCGGATGACCACCGCCGAGCCCTCTCTGACGGACGACGGCGAACCCTCCTTCCGCCTGCCTCGTACCATCCCTGTGGTCAAGGCCGGCGAGACGGTGCGAGTCGACGCCAACACGGTGCAGATCTACCGAAACGATCTACCGGCCAAGTAG